Proteins from a single region of Carassius carassius chromosome 25, fCarCar2.1, whole genome shotgun sequence:
- the LOC132104421 gene encoding alpha-1,3-mannosyl-glycoprotein 2-beta-N-acetylglucosaminyltransferase-like isoform X3 yields MVRKKGSLILCGAFLFVAWNALLLLFLWGRPPIGRLGEGGGAEPGAGEEWGDGKAKVGGANGLAGEVIRLAEEVESELETQKKLLKQIQSHRELWEQRKELGKRESEDTKDKKNIVEFKKPQQIPAVPLNHKTVDDTKTVMEKQEVLKVTPPQLFMKEQEPEQENKKMVENEVNRTKPSPQIIIPILVIACDRVTVKRSLDKLIQYRPSAELYPIIVSQDCGHADTARMIGSYGSKVTHISQPDLADIPVRPDHRKFQGYYKIARHYRWALNQVFNVFAYSTVVIVEDDLEVAPDFFEYFRALYPILRSDPTLWCISAWNDNGRDGLVNPGMADLLYRTDFFPGLGWMLLKEVWAELEPKWPKAFWDDWMRHPEQRKDRSCIRPEISRTITFGRKGVSLGQFFDQYLRYIKLNTEFVPFTKADLSYLVREKYDETFEKEVYSAPLVKVEELQQVGSLKGSGPYRVQYSSRDNFKVLARNLGVMDDLKSGVPRAGYRGVVSFISRGRRIYLAPPEGWTKYDTSWS; encoded by the exons ATGGTTCGCAAGAAAGGATCACTTATTTTGTGTGGAGCGTTTCTATTTGTCGCCTGGAATGCCTTGCTCCTCCTCTTCTTATGGGGGAGGCCTCCCATTGGCCGACTTGGTGAGGGAGGCGGCGCTGAACCAGGGGCTGGAGAGGAGTGGGGAGACGGAAAAGCAAAAGTGGGTGGAGCTAATGGATTGGCCGGCGAAGTGATCAGATTGGCCGAAGAAGTAGAATCAGAACTGGAGACTCAGAAGAAGCTTCTCAAACAGATACAGAGTCACAGGGAACTATGGGAACAACGGAAAGAACTGGGAAAGAGGGAATCCGAGGacacaaaagacaaaaagaaCATTGTGGAGTTTAAAAAACCTCAGCAGATTCCTGCAGTACCTCTAAATCATAAAACCGTAGATGATACAAAAACTGTTATGGAGAAACAAGAAGTTTTAAAGGTTACGCCACCTCAGCTGTTTATGAAGGAGCAGGAACCGGAACAAGAGAACAAGAAAATGGTAGAAAATGAAGTAAACCGTACTAAGCCAAGCCCTCAAATCATTATCCCAATTCTCGTTATTGCCTGTGACAGAGTAACTGTGAAGAGAAGTTTAGATAAACTTATACAGTACCGCCCTTCTGCTGAACTTTACCCAATCATTGTCAGCCAGGACTGTGGCCACGCAGATACTGCAAGGATGATTGGCTCCTATGGCAGTAAGGTAACCCATATTAGCCAACCGGATCTCGCAGATATTCCAGTGCGACCCGATCACAGGAAGTTCCAGGGTTACTACAAGATCGCCAGGCACTACCGTTGGGCCCTGAACCAAGTGTTCAATGTCTTTGCTTACTCCACAGTGGTCATTGTGGAGGATGATCTGGAG GTGGCCCCCGACTTTTTTGAGTATTTCCGTGCGCTCTACCCCATCTTGCGATCGGATCCGACTCTTTGGTGCATTTCTGCCTGGAACGATAACGGACGGGATGGGTTGGTCAACCCGGGCATGGCTGACCTCCTTTACCGAACAGATTTCTTTCCCGGCCTCGGATGGATGCTTCTGAAGGAAGTCTGGGCAGAGCTGGAGCCCAAGTGGCCCAAGGCATTCTGGGACGATTGGATGCGGCACCCAGAGCAACGGAAGGACCGCTCGTGCATTCGTCCCGAGATCTCAAGGACTATAACGTTTGGCCGGAAAGGTGTCAGTTTGGGTCAATTTTTCGACCAGTATCTGCGCTACATAAAACTCAATACTGAATTTGTGCCTTTCACTAAAGCGGACTTGTCCTACTTGGTTAGGGAGAAGTACGATGAAACCTTTGAAAAAGAAGTGTATAGCGCCCCCTTGGTGAAGGTGGAGGAACTACAGCAAGTTGGAAGCCTGAAGGGCTCCGGGCCGTATCGAGTTCAGTATTCCAGTAGAGACAACTTTAAAGTCCTGGCCCGCAACCTGGGAGTTATGGACGACTTGAAGTCAGGGGTTCCCCGTGCCGGTTACAGAGGCGTAGTCAGCTTTATTTCCCGCGGACGAAGAATTTATCTGGCTCCCCCTGAGGGCTGGACTAAATATGACACCAGCTGGAGCTGA
- the LOC132104421 gene encoding alpha-1,3-mannosyl-glycoprotein 2-beta-N-acetylglucosaminyltransferase-like isoform X2, with translation MMKAFSSLQSLLWCHWAMVRKKGSLILCGAFLFVAWNALLLLFLWGRPPIGRLGEGGGAEPGAGEEWGDGKAKVGGANGLAGEVIRLAEEVESELETQKKLLKQIQSHRELWEQRKELGKRESEDTKDKKNIVEFKKPQQIPAVPLNHKTVDDTKTVMEKQEVLKVTPPQLFMKEQEPEQENKKMVENEVNRTKPSPQIIIPILVIACDRVTVKRSLDKLIQYRPSAELYPIIVSQDCGHADTARMIGSYGSKVTHISQPDLADIPVRPDHRKFQGYYKIARHYRWALNQVFNVFAYSTVVIVEDDLEVAPDFFEYFRALYPILRSDPTLWCISAWNDNGRDGLVNPGMADLLYRTDFFPGLGWMLLKEVWAELEPKWPKAFWDDWMRHPEQRKDRSCIRPEISRTITFGRKGVSLGQFFDQYLRYIKLNTEFVPFTKADLSYLVREKYDETFEKEVYSAPLVKVEELQQVGSLKGSGPYRVQYSSRDNFKVLARNLGVMDDLKSGVPRAGYRGVVSFISRGRRIYLAPPEGWTKYDTSWS, from the exons ATGATGAAAG CATTTTCTTCACTCCAGTCCCTCTTGTGGTGTCACTGGGCCATGGTTCGCAAGAAAGGATCACTTATTTTGTGTGGAGCGTTTCTATTTGTCGCCTGGAATGCCTTGCTCCTCCTCTTCTTATGGGGGAGGCCTCCCATTGGCCGACTTGGTGAGGGAGGCGGCGCTGAACCAGGGGCTGGAGAGGAGTGGGGAGACGGAAAAGCAAAAGTGGGTGGAGCTAATGGATTGGCCGGCGAAGTGATCAGATTGGCCGAAGAAGTAGAATCAGAACTGGAGACTCAGAAGAAGCTTCTCAAACAGATACAGAGTCACAGGGAACTATGGGAACAACGGAAAGAACTGGGAAAGAGGGAATCCGAGGacacaaaagacaaaaagaaCATTGTGGAGTTTAAAAAACCTCAGCAGATTCCTGCAGTACCTCTAAATCATAAAACCGTAGATGATACAAAAACTGTTATGGAGAAACAAGAAGTTTTAAAGGTTACGCCACCTCAGCTGTTTATGAAGGAGCAGGAACCGGAACAAGAGAACAAGAAAATGGTAGAAAATGAAGTAAACCGTACTAAGCCAAGCCCTCAAATCATTATCCCAATTCTCGTTATTGCCTGTGACAGAGTAACTGTGAAGAGAAGTTTAGATAAACTTATACAGTACCGCCCTTCTGCTGAACTTTACCCAATCATTGTCAGCCAGGACTGTGGCCACGCAGATACTGCAAGGATGATTGGCTCCTATGGCAGTAAGGTAACCCATATTAGCCAACCGGATCTCGCAGATATTCCAGTGCGACCCGATCACAGGAAGTTCCAGGGTTACTACAAGATCGCCAGGCACTACCGTTGGGCCCTGAACCAAGTGTTCAATGTCTTTGCTTACTCCACAGTGGTCATTGTGGAGGATGATCTGGAG GTGGCCCCCGACTTTTTTGAGTATTTCCGTGCGCTCTACCCCATCTTGCGATCGGATCCGACTCTTTGGTGCATTTCTGCCTGGAACGATAACGGACGGGATGGGTTGGTCAACCCGGGCATGGCTGACCTCCTTTACCGAACAGATTTCTTTCCCGGCCTCGGATGGATGCTTCTGAAGGAAGTCTGGGCAGAGCTGGAGCCCAAGTGGCCCAAGGCATTCTGGGACGATTGGATGCGGCACCCAGAGCAACGGAAGGACCGCTCGTGCATTCGTCCCGAGATCTCAAGGACTATAACGTTTGGCCGGAAAGGTGTCAGTTTGGGTCAATTTTTCGACCAGTATCTGCGCTACATAAAACTCAATACTGAATTTGTGCCTTTCACTAAAGCGGACTTGTCCTACTTGGTTAGGGAGAAGTACGATGAAACCTTTGAAAAAGAAGTGTATAGCGCCCCCTTGGTGAAGGTGGAGGAACTACAGCAAGTTGGAAGCCTGAAGGGCTCCGGGCCGTATCGAGTTCAGTATTCCAGTAGAGACAACTTTAAAGTCCTGGCCCGCAACCTGGGAGTTATGGACGACTTGAAGTCAGGGGTTCCCCGTGCCGGTTACAGAGGCGTAGTCAGCTTTATTTCCCGCGGACGAAGAATTTATCTGGCTCCCCCTGAGGGCTGGACTAAATATGACACCAGCTGGAGCTGA
- the LOC132104421 gene encoding alpha-1,3-mannosyl-glycoprotein 2-beta-N-acetylglucosaminyltransferase-like isoform X1 has product MHTGTTGQCHVSVSGWMYVQFCRTVSALRLFFSFSSLQSLLWCHWAMVRKKGSLILCGAFLFVAWNALLLLFLWGRPPIGRLGEGGGAEPGAGEEWGDGKAKVGGANGLAGEVIRLAEEVESELETQKKLLKQIQSHRELWEQRKELGKRESEDTKDKKNIVEFKKPQQIPAVPLNHKTVDDTKTVMEKQEVLKVTPPQLFMKEQEPEQENKKMVENEVNRTKPSPQIIIPILVIACDRVTVKRSLDKLIQYRPSAELYPIIVSQDCGHADTARMIGSYGSKVTHISQPDLADIPVRPDHRKFQGYYKIARHYRWALNQVFNVFAYSTVVIVEDDLEVAPDFFEYFRALYPILRSDPTLWCISAWNDNGRDGLVNPGMADLLYRTDFFPGLGWMLLKEVWAELEPKWPKAFWDDWMRHPEQRKDRSCIRPEISRTITFGRKGVSLGQFFDQYLRYIKLNTEFVPFTKADLSYLVREKYDETFEKEVYSAPLVKVEELQQVGSLKGSGPYRVQYSSRDNFKVLARNLGVMDDLKSGVPRAGYRGVVSFISRGRRIYLAPPEGWTKYDTSWS; this is encoded by the exons ATGCACACAGGAACCACTGGGCAATGCCACGTTTCTGTTTCAGGATGGATGTATGTTCAGTTCTGCCGGACTGTCAGCGCGCTGAGACTCTTCTTTT CATTTTCTTCACTCCAGTCCCTCTTGTGGTGTCACTGGGCCATGGTTCGCAAGAAAGGATCACTTATTTTGTGTGGAGCGTTTCTATTTGTCGCCTGGAATGCCTTGCTCCTCCTCTTCTTATGGGGGAGGCCTCCCATTGGCCGACTTGGTGAGGGAGGCGGCGCTGAACCAGGGGCTGGAGAGGAGTGGGGAGACGGAAAAGCAAAAGTGGGTGGAGCTAATGGATTGGCCGGCGAAGTGATCAGATTGGCCGAAGAAGTAGAATCAGAACTGGAGACTCAGAAGAAGCTTCTCAAACAGATACAGAGTCACAGGGAACTATGGGAACAACGGAAAGAACTGGGAAAGAGGGAATCCGAGGacacaaaagacaaaaagaaCATTGTGGAGTTTAAAAAACCTCAGCAGATTCCTGCAGTACCTCTAAATCATAAAACCGTAGATGATACAAAAACTGTTATGGAGAAACAAGAAGTTTTAAAGGTTACGCCACCTCAGCTGTTTATGAAGGAGCAGGAACCGGAACAAGAGAACAAGAAAATGGTAGAAAATGAAGTAAACCGTACTAAGCCAAGCCCTCAAATCATTATCCCAATTCTCGTTATTGCCTGTGACAGAGTAACTGTGAAGAGAAGTTTAGATAAACTTATACAGTACCGCCCTTCTGCTGAACTTTACCCAATCATTGTCAGCCAGGACTGTGGCCACGCAGATACTGCAAGGATGATTGGCTCCTATGGCAGTAAGGTAACCCATATTAGCCAACCGGATCTCGCAGATATTCCAGTGCGACCCGATCACAGGAAGTTCCAGGGTTACTACAAGATCGCCAGGCACTACCGTTGGGCCCTGAACCAAGTGTTCAATGTCTTTGCTTACTCCACAGTGGTCATTGTGGAGGATGATCTGGAG GTGGCCCCCGACTTTTTTGAGTATTTCCGTGCGCTCTACCCCATCTTGCGATCGGATCCGACTCTTTGGTGCATTTCTGCCTGGAACGATAACGGACGGGATGGGTTGGTCAACCCGGGCATGGCTGACCTCCTTTACCGAACAGATTTCTTTCCCGGCCTCGGATGGATGCTTCTGAAGGAAGTCTGGGCAGAGCTGGAGCCCAAGTGGCCCAAGGCATTCTGGGACGATTGGATGCGGCACCCAGAGCAACGGAAGGACCGCTCGTGCATTCGTCCCGAGATCTCAAGGACTATAACGTTTGGCCGGAAAGGTGTCAGTTTGGGTCAATTTTTCGACCAGTATCTGCGCTACATAAAACTCAATACTGAATTTGTGCCTTTCACTAAAGCGGACTTGTCCTACTTGGTTAGGGAGAAGTACGATGAAACCTTTGAAAAAGAAGTGTATAGCGCCCCCTTGGTGAAGGTGGAGGAACTACAGCAAGTTGGAAGCCTGAAGGGCTCCGGGCCGTATCGAGTTCAGTATTCCAGTAGAGACAACTTTAAAGTCCTGGCCCGCAACCTGGGAGTTATGGACGACTTGAAGTCAGGGGTTCCCCGTGCCGGTTACAGAGGCGTAGTCAGCTTTATTTCCCGCGGACGAAGAATTTATCTGGCTCCCCCTGAGGGCTGGACTAAATATGACACCAGCTGGAGCTGA